Proteins encoded by one window of Xenopus tropicalis strain Nigerian chromosome 6, UCB_Xtro_10.0, whole genome shotgun sequence:
- the ripk2 gene encoding receptor-interacting serine/threonine-protein kinase 2 isoform X3 has translation MTNGSLNQLLHENAPRVEIVWPLAFRILYEIALGVNFLHNLTPSLLHHDLKTQNILLDRDFHAKIADFGLSKWRMLSSSHSYSDQSTPGGTIIYMPPEEYEPSSARNRRGSVKHDMYSFAIIMWEVLARKQPYEGATTPMQIMFSVSKGNRPDLSEESLPSEIPHRDLFISLMQSGWATDPNDRPAFIKCLLELEPIIRNYDEILILEGILQIKKMKTNFQHNSISNFPTMPCVNLLEQPAANSSNENVNIRKSEEYVIPQCSSVLNKEWNVCPRTEPVKIENEDISLVTSPTRCLKSSIPYSVIPAIPCGIMHPEFTERQSARPTWEMSDPVQESPFSALQWILLKRHEIINQMTEACLNQCLDALISRMVILKEDYELIKSKQTRSSKVRQLIDTCDSQGEIFARVIVQKLRENRQNDLQPFPEI, from the exons AATGCTCCACGTGTGGAAATTGTGTGGCCGTTAGCGTTCCGGATTTTATATgagattgctctaggagtgaaTTTTCTTCACAATTTGACCCCTTCTTTGCTTCACCATGACTTAAAGACACAGAATATTTTGCTGGATAGGGATTTCCATGCAAAG ATTGCAGATTTTGGACTTTCAAAATGGCGTATGTTGTCTTCATCACACTCCTACAGTGATCAGAGCACTCCAGGCGGAACAATAATATACATGCCTCCAGAGGAGTATGAGCCCAGCAGCGCCAGAAACAGACGAGGCAGCGTTAAACACGACATGTACAG cTTTGCAATTATTATGTGGGAAGTTCTTGCCAGAAAGCAGCCCTATGAAG GAGCCACAACCCCTATGCAGATTATGTTCAGTGTCTCGAAAGGAAATCGACCAGACCTTAGTGAAGAAAGCTTGCCCTCGGAGATCCCTCATCGAGACCTCTTTATTTCTTTAATGCAGAGTGGGTGGGCAACCGACCCAAACGACCGGCCAGCATTTATAA AATGCTTGTTGGAGCTTGAGCCAATAATCCGAAATTATGATGAGATCTTAATACTTGAAGgcatattacagataaaaaag atgaaaACCAATTTTCAACATAATTCTATATCAAACTTTCCAACAATGCCTTGTGTAAACCTATTAGAACAACCAGCAGCCAATTCATCAAATGAGAACGTAAACATCAGAAAAAGC gAGGAATATGTCATTCCCCAGTGTTCTTCAG TTTTAAACAAAGAATGGAACGTTTGTCCCAGGACTGAGCCAGTGAAGATAGAAAATGAAGATATAAGCT TAGTCACAAGCCCAACAAGATGCCTAAAATCCAGCATTCCCTACAGTGTTATACCGGCTATACCATGTGGGATTATGCATCCAGAATTTACTGAAAGGCAAAGTGCAAGACCCACGTGGGAAATGTCAG atccgGTACAGGAAAGCCCCTTCTCTGCTCTTCAGTGGATACTGCTCAAAAGACACGAGATAATAAATCAAATGACGGAGGCATGCCTGAATCAGTGCCTGGATGCCCTCATCTCCAGAATGGTGATCCTGAAGGAGGACTATGAACTGATCAAATCAAAGCAGACGAGGAGTTCAAAAGTCAGGCAGCTGATTGACACTTGTGATTCCCAAGGGGAGATCTTTGCCAGAGTCATTGTGCAGAAGTTGAGAGAGAACCGACAGAATGATCTGCAGCCTTTTCCAGAAATATAG